One region of Termitidicoccus mucosus genomic DNA includes:
- a CDS encoding Gfo/Idh/MocA family protein produces MSTKIGIIGAGGMVKYHAAGFRKAGAEIVAIADMNLAAAEKTAAREGVARAFGDVAQMLKQCPELDAVSIIVPNKFHAALALQALKAGRHVFCEKPPALNARETRAMAAAAEKAKRVLMFDFNNRARPESRAMMEYISQGAAGRINSAQAKWVRRTGIPGFGGWFTNKALSGGGPVIDLLHMLDLALWFMGYPEPEWALAQTFSDFITDKSFKGPWGIPDSAKGVTDVENACHGFVRFKTGQVVTLQMSWAELIAREEVSVAFQGVKAGGLVRRLFGQDGIDETATDTCELYAQENGLPVNRSIIVPPDETMGRVNAAANFVAAIEGREKPLNTPDQAVNLMRIIDAVYASARTGRPARC; encoded by the coding sequence ATGAGCACAAAAATCGGAATCATCGGCGCCGGCGGCATGGTGAAATATCATGCGGCGGGTTTCAGAAAAGCGGGGGCGGAGATTGTCGCCATCGCCGACATGAACCTCGCCGCCGCGGAGAAGACCGCCGCGCGCGAAGGCGTCGCGCGCGCGTTTGGCGACGTGGCGCAGATGTTGAAGCAGTGCCCGGAACTCGACGCGGTCTCCATCATCGTGCCGAACAAGTTTCACGCGGCGCTCGCGCTCCAGGCGCTCAAGGCCGGCCGGCATGTTTTTTGCGAAAAGCCGCCCGCGCTCAACGCCCGCGAGACCCGCGCCATGGCCGCGGCCGCCGAAAAGGCAAAGCGCGTGCTCATGTTCGATTTCAACAACCGCGCCCGCCCCGAGTCGCGGGCGATGATGGAGTATATTTCGCAGGGCGCGGCCGGGCGCATCAATTCCGCCCAGGCCAAATGGGTGCGCCGCACGGGCATCCCCGGTTTCGGCGGCTGGTTCACCAACAAGGCGCTCTCCGGCGGCGGCCCGGTCATCGACCTGCTGCACATGCTCGACCTCGCGCTCTGGTTCATGGGCTACCCCGAGCCCGAGTGGGCGCTGGCGCAGACCTTTTCCGACTTCATCACGGACAAGTCCTTCAAGGGACCGTGGGGCATCCCCGACAGCGCGAAGGGCGTGACCGACGTGGAAAACGCCTGCCACGGCTTCGTGCGCTTCAAGACCGGCCAGGTCGTGACGCTGCAAATGTCGTGGGCCGAGCTCATCGCGCGCGAGGAAGTGTCGGTGGCGTTCCAGGGCGTGAAAGCTGGCGGGCTTGTGCGCCGGCTGTTTGGGCAGGACGGCATTGACGAGACCGCGACCGACACCTGCGAACTCTACGCGCAGGAAAACGGACTGCCGGTGAACCGCAGCATCATCGTCCCTCCCGACGAGACCATGGGCCGGGTGAATGCCGCCGCGAATTTTGTGGCCGCGATCGAAGGCCGCGAGAAGCCGCTCAACACGCCCGACCAGGCCGTGAACCTCATGCGCATCATCGACGCCGTCTATGCAAGCGCGCGAACCGGCCGGCCAGCCAGGTGCTGA
- a CDS encoding sugar phosphate isomerase/epimerase family protein encodes MPRPVTLFTGQWADMPLEKLAPLARKMGYDGLELACWGDHFDVAAALSSPGYIRDKWALLRDHELTCHALSNHLVGQAVCDPIDDRHRAIVPPEVWGDGDPEGVRRRAAARIADTARAARKFFDARPGKALFPAVVNGFTGSSIWDTLYAFPPTPQSYWEKGYEDFARRWLPVLDVFEQCDVNFALEVHPTEIAYDIATARRALDAVKNHRRFGFNYDPSHLGYQGVDYIKFIRAFADRIYHAHIKDVWWGRGDGTVGVFGGHTDFGDPRRFWEFRSPGHGDIKFEDIIVALNDTGYHGPLSVEWEDVRMDRVHGATESAAFVRRLDFPPSTVAFDAAFDKKNQ; translated from the coding sequence ATGCCCAGACCCGTCACCTTGTTCACCGGCCAGTGGGCCGACATGCCCTTGGAAAAACTCGCGCCGCTCGCCCGCAAGATGGGCTACGACGGACTTGAGCTCGCCTGCTGGGGCGACCACTTCGACGTCGCCGCCGCGCTTTCGTCGCCCGGCTACATCCGCGACAAATGGGCGCTCCTGCGCGACCACGAGCTCACCTGCCACGCCCTCTCCAATCATCTCGTCGGCCAGGCCGTCTGCGATCCCATCGACGACCGCCACCGCGCCATCGTGCCGCCGGAGGTCTGGGGCGACGGCGATCCCGAGGGCGTGCGCCGCCGCGCCGCCGCGCGCATCGCCGACACCGCCCGCGCCGCGCGGAAGTTCTTCGACGCCCGCCCCGGCAAAGCGCTCTTTCCCGCCGTGGTCAACGGCTTCACCGGCTCGTCCATATGGGACACGCTTTACGCCTTCCCGCCCACGCCGCAATCATATTGGGAAAAGGGATACGAGGATTTCGCGCGGCGCTGGCTGCCCGTGCTCGACGTGTTCGAGCAGTGCGACGTGAACTTCGCGCTCGAGGTGCATCCGACCGAGATCGCCTACGACATCGCCACCGCGCGGCGCGCGCTCGACGCGGTGAAGAACCACCGCCGCTTCGGCTTCAACTACGACCCCTCGCACCTCGGCTACCAGGGCGTCGATTATATAAAATTCATCCGCGCCTTCGCGGACCGCATTTACCACGCGCACATCAAGGACGTGTGGTGGGGCCGGGGCGACGGCACAGTCGGGGTGTTCGGCGGCCACACCGATTTCGGCGACCCGCGCCGCTTCTGGGAATTCCGCTCGCCGGGCCACGGCGACATCAAGTTCGAGGACATCATCGTCGCGCTCAACGACACCGGCTACCACGGCCCGCTCTCCGTCGAGTGGGAGGACGTGCGCATGGACCGCGTCCACGGCGCCACCGAGTCCGCCGCCTTCGTGCGCAGACTCGATTTCCCGCCCAGCACCGTCGCCTTCGACGCCGCCTTCGACAAAAAGAACCAATAG
- a CDS encoding glycosyltransferase has protein sequence MLSIVIPVYNETRRLAASMNRLSAALRALDHPHEVLLVVEASPDDSLALARDIAARHACWQAIDNGPQRGKGHAVRSGIRRARGDIVCYMDADLSTDPAAVPHMLALFARHPDTGIIIGDRRHPQSRVLAAQPRARVRLSRLFNLCVRSFFPCIRTNDTQCGFKAFRAAAAARIFAAQRIDGFAFDVEVLVLAARLGCELRAMPVDWTDAPHSTVRALRHGSRMFLDLLRLRFSPPVTLNP, from the coding sequence GTGCTTTCGATTGTCATCCCCGTTTACAACGAAACCCGCCGCCTCGCGGCGTCGATGAACCGTCTGTCCGCCGCGCTTCGCGCGCTCGACCATCCGCATGAAGTCCTGCTCGTCGTCGAGGCGAGCCCCGATGACAGTCTCGCCCTCGCCCGCGACATCGCCGCGCGGCACGCCTGCTGGCAGGCCATCGACAACGGCCCTCAACGCGGCAAGGGCCACGCCGTCCGCTCCGGCATCCGCCGCGCCCGGGGTGACATCGTTTGTTACATGGACGCCGACCTGAGCACCGACCCCGCCGCCGTTCCGCACATGCTCGCGCTCTTTGCGCGGCATCCCGACACCGGCATCATCATCGGCGACCGCCGCCACCCGCAAAGCCGCGTGCTCGCCGCCCAGCCCCGCGCCCGCGTGCGCCTCAGCCGTCTTTTCAACCTCTGCGTCCGGTCCTTTTTCCCCTGCATCCGAACCAACGACACCCAGTGCGGCTTCAAGGCCTTTCGCGCCGCCGCCGCCGCGCGCATCTTCGCCGCCCAGCGCATCGACGGCTTCGCCTTCGACGTGGAAGTGCTCGTCCTCGCCGCGCGCTTGGGCTGCGAGCTGCGCGCCATGCCCGTTGACTGGACCGACGCCCCGCACTCCACCGTCCGCGCCCTGCGTCACGGCTCGCGAATGTTTCTCGACTTGCTCCGCCTGCGTTTTTCGCCGCCCGTCACGCTGAACCCTTGA
- a CDS encoding discoidin domain-containing protein, giving the protein MKKIHLLITSALVAMLACSMSAQEKMVPFKTTLPKPKLAGTPVAVKVANLETADDIAKRPPVMIPEGSTNLAQGKPVTASDAFPVIGMLEQVTDGDKDSDEGCFVEFGDGKQWVQIDLEKEAKISAIAVWHFHSQARAYSDVIVQISNDPDFLAGVTTVFNNDHDNSAGLGAGKDKAYIDTNKGRVIPVNAVAGRYVRLYSNGNTANTANHYIEVEVWGK; this is encoded by the coding sequence ATGAAAAAAATCCACCTGCTGATCACCTCCGCCCTTGTTGCGATGCTCGCGTGCTCGATGAGCGCGCAGGAAAAAATGGTCCCGTTCAAGACCACGCTGCCCAAGCCCAAGCTCGCCGGCACGCCCGTTGCCGTGAAAGTCGCCAACCTCGAGACCGCCGACGACATTGCCAAGCGCCCGCCCGTGATGATCCCCGAGGGCTCGACCAACCTCGCGCAGGGCAAGCCCGTCACCGCCTCCGACGCGTTTCCCGTGATCGGCATGCTCGAGCAGGTCACCGACGGCGACAAGGACTCCGATGAAGGCTGCTTCGTCGAGTTCGGCGACGGCAAGCAATGGGTGCAGATCGACCTGGAGAAGGAGGCGAAAATCTCCGCCATCGCGGTGTGGCACTTCCACTCCCAGGCGCGCGCCTACAGCGACGTGATCGTGCAGATCTCCAACGACCCCGATTTCCTCGCCGGCGTGACCACGGTCTTCAACAACGACCACGACAACTCCGCCGGCCTGGGCGCGGGCAAGGACAAGGCCTACATCGACACGAACAAAGGCCGCGTCATCCCCGTGAACGCCGTCGCGGGCCGCTACGTGCGGCTCTACAGCAACGGCAACACCGCCAACACCGCCAATCACTACATCGAGGTCGAAGTCTGGGGCAAATAA